One genomic window of Sebastes umbrosus isolate fSebUmb1 chromosome 15, fSebUmb1.pri, whole genome shotgun sequence includes the following:
- the laptm4b gene encoding lysosomal-associated transmembrane protein 4B isoform X1, translated as MISPWDRWYSTSCCLCCHVRTGTIILGIWYMLINAVVLLILLSALNDPVQYRYHLTSSELGTDIDVMDDANICIATAISLLMILICGMATYGAYKQHAAWIIPFFCYQIFDFALNTLVAISVVVYPNTVQDYLQQLPGTFPYKEDIMSTNNMCLVFAVLLFIGCILSFKAYLIGCVWNCYRYVSGRGTTEVLVYVTTNDTTLNELIPLNAQGSAATVRGGHRHTTEGAPSPVYGGMRDVLAGRLIPNTYHISFQQ; from the exons ATGATTTCGCCGTGGGACCGGTGGTACTCGACGagctgctgcctctgctgccATGTACGAACGGGCACCATTATTCTGGGAATATGGTACATG CTCATCAACGCGGTGGTCCTACTCATCTTGTTGTCGGCTCTCAATGACCCAGTTCAATACCGCTACCACCTTACCAGCTCTGAGCTGGGGACTGACATTGATGTCATGGACGATGCAA ATATCTGCATAGCCACTGCAATATCCCTGCTCATGATTCTTATATGTGGCATGGCAACATATGGCGCTTACaag CAACACGCCGCTTGGATCATTCCATTCTTCTGCTACCAAATCTTCGACTTTGCCCTTAACACACTGGTCGCCATTAGCGTGGTTGTTTATCCCAACACGGTGCAGGACTACCTCCAGCAGCTG CCTGGGACATTCCCTTACAAAGAGGACATCATGTCCACCAACAACATGTGCCTAGTTTTTGCAGTCCTCCTCTTCATTGGCTGCATCCTCTCCTTCAAG GCCTACCTGATTGGCTGCGTGTGGAACTGCTACAGATACGTGAGCGGCAGGGGCACCACGGAGGTCCTGGTTTATGTCACCACCAATGACACCACG CTCAATGAGTTGATACCTCTAAATGCGCAAG GTTCTGCTGCCACCGTACGAGGAGGCCATCGCCATACCACCGAAGGAGCCCCCTCCCCAGTATATGGAGGCATGAGAGACGTCCTCGCTGGACGTCTAATCCCAAACACATACCACATTTCTTTCCAACAGTAG
- the laptm4b gene encoding lysosomal-associated transmembrane protein 4B isoform X2: MISPWDRWYSTSCCLCCHVRTGTIILGIWYMLINAVVLLILLSALNDPVQYRYHLTSSELGTDIDVMDDANICIATAISLLMILICGMATYGAYKQHAAWIIPFFCYQIFDFALNTLVAISVVVYPNTVQDYLQQLPGTFPYKEDIMSTNNMCLVFAVLLFIGCILSFKAYLIGCVWNCYRYVSGRGTTEVLVYVTTNDTTVLLPPYEEAIAIPPKEPPPQYMEA; encoded by the exons ATGATTTCGCCGTGGGACCGGTGGTACTCGACGagctgctgcctctgctgccATGTACGAACGGGCACCATTATTCTGGGAATATGGTACATG CTCATCAACGCGGTGGTCCTACTCATCTTGTTGTCGGCTCTCAATGACCCAGTTCAATACCGCTACCACCTTACCAGCTCTGAGCTGGGGACTGACATTGATGTCATGGACGATGCAA ATATCTGCATAGCCACTGCAATATCCCTGCTCATGATTCTTATATGTGGCATGGCAACATATGGCGCTTACaag CAACACGCCGCTTGGATCATTCCATTCTTCTGCTACCAAATCTTCGACTTTGCCCTTAACACACTGGTCGCCATTAGCGTGGTTGTTTATCCCAACACGGTGCAGGACTACCTCCAGCAGCTG CCTGGGACATTCCCTTACAAAGAGGACATCATGTCCACCAACAACATGTGCCTAGTTTTTGCAGTCCTCCTCTTCATTGGCTGCATCCTCTCCTTCAAG GCCTACCTGATTGGCTGCGTGTGGAACTGCTACAGATACGTGAGCGGCAGGGGCACCACGGAGGTCCTGGTTTATGTCACCACCAATGACACCACG GTTCTGCTGCCACCGTACGAGGAGGCCATCGCCATACCACCGAAGGAGCCCCCTCCCCAGTATATGGAGGCATGA